From Pseudomonas vanderleydeniana, the proteins below share one genomic window:
- a CDS encoding LysR family transcriptional regulator, whose amino-acid sequence MDTLQNMRAFSCVAEAGSFTAAAVQLDTTTANVSRAVSNLEAHLQTRLLNRTTRRIALTEAGKRYLLRCEQILAYVEEAEAEASDAHARPAGLLKVHTMTGVGQHFVIDAIARYRKTHPDVTFDLTLANRVPDLLDEGYDVSIVLAKELPDSGFVSQRLGITYSIVCASPEYVKANGCARKPSELLNHACLRLVSPVTALDNWTFNGPDGQEAVTLSSSPFLVNSADAMKTAITSGMGVGVLPVYAAIEGLRNGSLVRMMPEYRSQELNLYAIYPSRQYLDAKIKTWVEYLRGSLPEILAAHQAELAAYELSSVRLAT is encoded by the coding sequence ATGGACACCTTGCAAAACATGCGCGCCTTCAGTTGTGTGGCCGAAGCCGGAAGCTTCACCGCCGCCGCCGTGCAACTGGACACCACGACAGCCAACGTCTCGCGCGCGGTCTCCAACCTGGAAGCCCACCTGCAAACCCGCCTGCTCAACCGTACCACCCGCCGCATCGCCCTGACCGAAGCCGGCAAGCGCTACCTGCTGCGCTGCGAACAGATCCTGGCCTACGTCGAGGAAGCCGAGGCCGAGGCCAGCGACGCCCATGCGCGGCCGGCCGGGCTGCTGAAAGTGCATACCATGACCGGCGTCGGCCAGCATTTCGTGATCGATGCGATTGCCCGCTACCGCAAGACCCACCCGGACGTGACCTTCGACCTGACCCTGGCCAACCGCGTGCCGGACCTGCTGGACGAGGGCTACGACGTATCCATCGTGCTGGCCAAGGAGCTGCCGGATTCGGGCTTCGTCTCACAGCGGCTGGGCATCACCTACAGCATCGTCTGCGCCTCGCCCGAGTACGTGAAGGCCAACGGCTGTGCACGCAAGCCCAGCGAACTGCTCAACCATGCCTGTCTGCGCCTGGTCAGCCCGGTGACGGCGCTGGACAACTGGACCTTCAACGGTCCCGACGGCCAGGAGGCGGTGACCCTGTCCAGCTCACCGTTCCTGGTGAACTCGGCCGACGCGATGAAAACCGCGATCACCAGCGGCATGGGCGTCGGCGTACTGCCGGTGTACGCGGCCATCGAGGGCCTGCGCAACGGCAGCCTGGTGCGCATGATGCCCGAGTACCGTTCCCAGGAGCTGAACCTGTACGCGATCTATCCATCGCGCCAGTACCTGGATGCGAAGATCAAGACCTGGGTCGAGTACCTGCGCGGCTCGCTGCCGGAAATCCTCGCCGCCCACCAGGCCGAGCTGGCGGCCTATGAACTGAGCAGCGTACGCCTGGCGACCTGA
- a CDS encoding 2-hydroxyacid dehydrogenase: protein MKKTVLAFSRVTPAMVEHLRQDFEVIVPDPKLGDLNAQFDEALPHAHGLIGVGRKLGRAQLENAGKLEVVSSVSVGYDNYDVAYLSERGIMLTNTPDVLTESTADTGFALLMSAARRVAELDAWTKAGQWKASVGPDLFGTDVHGKTLGIVGMGNIGAAVARRGHFGFNMPILYSGNSRKTELEQQLGAQYRSLDALLAEADFVVLVVPLSEKTRHLIGQRELGLMKPGAILVNISRGPVVDEPALIQALQNGTIRGAGLDVYEKEPLAESPLFQLKNAVTLPHIGSATHETREAMANRALANLRSALLGERPQNLVNPQVWKG, encoded by the coding sequence ATGAAAAAAACCGTACTTGCCTTCAGCCGCGTCACCCCTGCCATGGTCGAGCACCTGCGCCAGGATTTCGAAGTGATCGTCCCGGATCCCAAGCTCGGCGATCTCAATGCCCAGTTCGACGAAGCCCTGCCCCACGCCCATGGCCTGATCGGGGTCGGGCGCAAGCTGGGCCGTGCCCAGCTGGAAAACGCCGGCAAGCTCGAAGTCGTCTCCAGCGTCTCGGTCGGCTACGACAACTATGACGTGGCTTACCTCAGCGAACGCGGGATCATGCTCACCAACACCCCCGACGTGCTCACCGAAAGCACCGCCGACACCGGCTTCGCCCTGCTGATGAGCGCCGCCCGCCGCGTCGCCGAGCTGGATGCCTGGACCAAGGCCGGCCAGTGGAAAGCCAGCGTCGGCCCAGACCTGTTCGGCACCGACGTGCATGGCAAGACCCTGGGCATCGTCGGCATGGGCAACATCGGCGCCGCCGTCGCCCGCCGTGGCCACTTCGGCTTCAACATGCCGATCCTGTACAGCGGCAACAGCCGCAAGACCGAGCTGGAACAGCAGCTCGGCGCCCAGTACCGCAGCCTCGACGCGCTGTTGGCCGAAGCCGATTTCGTGGTGCTGGTGGTACCGCTGAGCGAGAAAACCCGCCACCTGATCGGCCAGCGCGAGCTGGGCCTGATGAAACCGGGAGCAATCCTGGTGAACATCTCCCGGGGCCCGGTGGTGGACGAACCGGCGCTGATCCAGGCCTTGCAGAACGGCACCATCCGTGGCGCCGGCCTGGACGTCTACGAGAAGGAACCGCTGGCCGAATCGCCGCTGTTCCAGCTCAAGAACGCGGTGACCCTGCCGCATATCGGCTCGGCCACCCACGAAACCCGCGAGGCCATGGCCAATCGCGCGCTGGCCAACCTGCGCAGCGCCCTGCTCGGCGAACGTCCGCAGAACCTGGTCAACCCGCAGGTGTGGAAGGGCTGA